A window of the Bufo gargarizans isolate SCDJY-AF-19 chromosome 1, ASM1485885v1, whole genome shotgun sequence genome harbors these coding sequences:
- the LOC122937711 gene encoding protein ALP1-like, with protein sequence MIIRETCVAIWDVLHPAVMAQPQKEDWLQIADLFFQSCNFPNCVGAIDGKHIRVQKPIRSGSQFFNYKKYFSFVLFAVADANYCFRYIDVGSYGSSSDSAVFGHSAFGQMLTNNELDLPGNTTLPGTTFPAMPFVFVGDEAFALGEHLMRPYSSRGLSIARRVFNYRLTRARRVVECAFGILANKWRFLHSPIYFKLETAISAVKAACALHNFVRLRDGFNFEDSLSHSLESRNPSGVRGTRHGAAVRDHFNTYFVSPHGALPWQLEAI encoded by the coding sequence ATGATCATCCGTGAAACCTGCGTGGCAATTTGGGacgtccttcatcctgctgtgatggcccaaccacagaaggaggactggctgcaaattgcggatctgtttttccaatcCTGCAATTTCCCAAACTGTGTCGGCGCAATAGACGGGAAGCATATCCGCGTTCAGAAGCCCATAAGGAGCGGgagtcaattttttaattataaaaaatatttttcttttgttctttttgcggtggCTGATGCAAACTATTGCTTCCGATACATTGATGTGGGGTCCTacggcagcagctcagactcCGCTGTTTTCGGGCATTCGGcctttgggcaaatgctcactaataatgagctggacctcccggggaacaccacactgcctgggaccACTTTTCCCGCTATGCCCTTCGTTTTTGTGGGGGACGAGGCCTTTGCGCTGGGGGAGCATCTGATGAGGCCGTACTCCAGCCGGGGACTCTCCATTGCCAGGCGTGTATTTaattaccggctgacaagggcacgcagggtggtggagtgcgcctttgggATTTTAGCGaacaaatggcgctttctccatTCGCCCATTTATTTCAAATTGGAGACCGCTATCTCGGCCGTGAAGGCAGCGTGTGCTCTGCACAATTTTGTACGTCTACGGGATGGGTTTAATTTCGAAGATTCCCTCAGCCATTCGTTGGAGAGTCGGAATCCGAGCGGTGTGCGTGGGACCCGGCACGGTGCAGCTGTCCGGGACCACTTCAACACATATTTTGTGAGCCCACATGGGGCGTTACCATGGCAGTTGGAAGCCATCTAA